One stretch of Weissella koreensis KACC 15510 DNA includes these proteins:
- the trxA gene encoding thioredoxin: protein MTVEVVNDRDFAQKTGQGVSLVDMWATWCGPCKMQSPVIEAVSEQHPEVYFAKMDVDENPATSEELGIQAIPTLLIKKDGEIVERLVGYHPIKQVNAVLAKYIEN, encoded by the coding sequence ATGACAGTAGAAGTAGTTAACGATCGAGATTTTGCACAAAAAACCGGCCAAGGTGTTTCTTTGGTTGATATGTGGGCAACTTGGTGTGGACCATGTAAGATGCAAAGCCCAGTAATTGAAGCTGTTTCTGAGCAACATCCAGAAGTTTATTTTGCAAAGATGGATGTTGATGAAAATCCTGCCACTTCAGAAGAACTTGGAATTCAAGCAATCCCAACTTTGTTGATTAAAAAAGATGGTGAGATTGTTGAACGTTTAGTTGGATATCACCCTATTAAGCAAGTTAATGCTGTCTTGGCAAAATATATTGAGAATTAA
- a CDS encoding DUF805 domain-containing protein has protein sequence MVSFWQAFKNYWRRGFDFKGRSTRAEFWWMALWAMIGLVILLGGLAGSMYILVHHAETNQFERLIYNNIIRFFVLTLVIGIILIIPSTALTVRRLRDTGLDTWFIWVLVIFNFILGRLGHDDMLWNNWWEILISIFTLLVSFMMFIGLVMGSNSLNFHSKNLKQSAVKVEILYPTQMKAKVLQPKQRD, from the coding sequence ATGGTTTCTTTTTGGCAAGCATTTAAAAATTATTGGCGTCGTGGGTTTGATTTCAAGGGACGATCAACTCGGGCTGAATTTTGGTGGATGGCTCTATGGGCCATGATTGGTCTGGTGATATTATTGGGCGGATTAGCTGGTTCGATGTATATATTAGTACATCATGCTGAGACTAATCAATTTGAACGATTAATCTATAATAATATTATAAGATTCTTTGTTTTAACGTTGGTGATTGGAATTATTTTGATCATTCCAAGTACTGCTTTAACAGTGCGTCGTTTACGAGACACCGGATTAGATACTTGGTTTATCTGGGTTCTAGTTATTTTTAATTTTATTCTTGGACGTCTTGGACATGATGATATGTTATGGAATAATTGGTGGGAAATTTTAATTAGTATTTTTACCCTGCTAGTGTCATTTATGATGTTCATAGGTTTAGTAATGGGATCAAATTCTTTGAATTTTCATAGTAAAAATTTGAAGCAATCAGCAGTTAAGGTTGAAATTTTATATCCAACACAAATGAAGGCAAAAGTTCTCCAACCCAAACAACGGGATTAG
- the cbpA gene encoding cyclic di-AMP binding protein CbpA produces the protein MLESLIKSKDELVTVSEDASLEDALRIFETTSFRAIPILDTTGTLFRGVIYKMHIYQAQAQQRDLTQPVTSVMRNMTKFIQIDATFFETFFALQDLPFISIIDENHNFIGILTHSSMMNMLASSWQTDQGRYTLTLLTDGERGSLERAAKYVSRYSTISSAVSIDPDQNALTHRIIFTLPNQVDEDVLSKIIKLLSRKGFRLESIEDLNKQSYLS, from the coding sequence ATGCTGGAATCACTTATTAAATCTAAAGATGAATTAGTTACAGTTTCCGAAGATGCATCCTTGGAAGATGCTCTCCGAATTTTTGAGACTACCTCATTTCGAGCTATTCCAATTTTAGATACTACCGGAACATTATTTCGTGGTGTCATTTATAAAATGCATATTTACCAGGCCCAGGCGCAACAAAGAGACCTTACCCAACCGGTAACTTCTGTGATGCGTAACATGACTAAATTTATCCAAATTGATGCAACTTTTTTTGAAACTTTTTTTGCACTCCAAGACCTACCATTCATCTCCATTATTGATGAAAATCATAATTTTATTGGAATTTTAACTCATTCATCTATGATGAATATGTTGGCTTCATCTTGGCAAACTGATCAAGGGCGATATACGCTAACTTTACTAACCGATGGAGAACGCGGTAGTTTAGAACGAGCTGCCAAATATGTTTCGCGCTATTCAACCATTTCCAGTGCTGTTTCTATAGATCCAGATCAAAATGCCCTAACTCATCGAATTATTTTTACGCTACCAAATCAAGTTGATGAAGATGTGCTTTCTAAAATTATCAAGCTATTATCACGAAAAGGTTTCCGCTTAGAATCAATTGAAGACCTAAATAAACAATCATATTTAAGTTAA
- the pth gene encoding aminoacyl-tRNA hydrolase, which translates to MKIIVGLGNIGKEYDQTRHNVGFMTIDAFAQELGINFKQDGPHHAFVAEGWIGTDKVLLVKPTTYMNLSGEAVAPLMKYYNLVIEDLLIIQDDMDMELGRLRLRTKGSAGGHNGIKSIISQLGTQNFNRLKFGIAHPKHEKQAVINFVLGKFNKDDAITVDQSIEVAKKMMQDFVQGKPMDQLMNQYN; encoded by the coding sequence ATGAAAATAATTGTTGGTTTAGGAAATATTGGAAAAGAATATGATCAAACGCGGCACAATGTCGGGTTTATGACCATTGATGCATTTGCTCAAGAATTAGGAATTAATTTTAAACAGGATGGACCACATCATGCTTTTGTGGCCGAGGGTTGGATTGGGACAGACAAGGTCCTTTTAGTTAAGCCAACAACGTATATGAATTTATCAGGTGAAGCGGTAGCTCCTTTAATGAAGTATTATAATTTAGTTATTGAAGATCTTTTAATTATTCAAGATGATATGGATATGGAATTAGGCCGTTTGAGGTTGCGCACTAAAGGATCTGCCGGAGGACATAATGGAATTAAATCAATTATTAGCCAACTGGGGACTCAAAATTTTAATCGATTAAAGTTTGGCATTGCCCATCCAAAGCATGAAAAGCAAGCAGTGATTAATTTTGTGCTGGGTAAATTTAATAAAGATGATGCCATTACAGTAGATCAAAGTATCGAAGTGGCTAAAAAAATGATGCAGGATTTTGTTCAAGGAAAACCCATGGATCAATTAATGAATCAGTATAATTAA
- the mfd gene encoding transcription-repair coupling factor: MRLSEFLTDNQKYNDLLQGLEQGGHHVLTGLTGSARSVYLSGLNQSLKQPMLLVTDSQFHAQQLTEDLVGLLDEEQVIYFPAEETLSAQIALSSLDTMLARVTALEKIRHGKQPIIVTGYAGLNQVLPSVNQFENAAITIDFEQIYQLDQLQSMINTMGYRRVDAVNSPGEYSLRGSIIDIYPLNYENPIRMDFFDTDLDSLRTFDVETQKSLEQLTTVQLLPVTDLIADEHDLKQAQTKLNLALTTARDKLDGAAKRHLTESMQPLLTALEQGTIVPEMRQYLAYLYPDQTTLLDYLPKQGIVIYDDYPRMMENSRQAQIDAMDWWTDRLEQNKVLPNFEQGPDLEKLVQKDQHANLILSPMGRGVGSIKQDSLTNMVIRPTQQFYNQMPMVQAEVSRWQKQNYTIIFLTNTLERQDKLEQTLNDFKVPVNTVDIDKLIPNRTQLTTLPLHEGFEIPLLKLVVLTEKELFKTITRKAPRRQTLSNAERIKSYNELKVGDYVVHVNHGIGIYEGITTLETKGIKQDYITIQYRGSGKVFIPVSQLDLVQKYVSAGEKAPKLNKLGGTEWVKAKRKVAARVEDMADELLQLYAEREAKRGFAFSKDDSEVERFEAAFPYPETNDQLQATNEIKKDMEKIQPMDRLLVGDVGFGKTEVAFRAAFKAIHDHKQVAMLVPTTILAEQHFESMQIRFDDFDVKMAILSRFQSAKEVKDIIQKLKNHEIDMVVGTHKLLGKNVEFADLGLLIIDEEQRFGVKHKERLKQLKTDVDVLTLTATPIPRTLNMAMVGARDLSVLETPPANRFPIQTYVMEQNGREIAMAIEREMARGGQTFYLHNRVDDIEKTRLYIESLVPDARVAIIHGRLTEVQLEGILFDFIHGDYDVLVTTTIIETGVDIPNANTLVVESADRMGLAQLYQIRGRVGRSNNLAYAYFMYPANRTLTEVSEHRLEAIRDFTELGSGFKIAMRDLSIRGAGDLLGSQQHGFINTVGYDLYTQMLQEAVAVKQGKPKVEVKADAEIDLGIEAFLPESYVPGGAPKIELYQRISRAQLANDLTEIEEDLLDRYGELPLAAQRLLTIAELKRLADQVGITKISRDKIRSEIINVIFNPKTNWNQVDWLVALKQGHLRGQAISIQPAQIDIIIQPNMTVDDWLSGLKIFLEAFNATYEKEGSK, encoded by the coding sequence ATGAGACTATCAGAATTTTTAACAGATAATCAAAAATATAATGATTTACTACAAGGTCTTGAACAAGGTGGACATCATGTATTAACCGGATTAACCGGAAGTGCCCGTTCGGTTTATTTAAGTGGCTTGAATCAATCATTAAAGCAGCCCATGTTATTGGTAACCGATAGCCAATTTCATGCACAACAACTAACGGAAGATCTAGTAGGTCTACTCGACGAAGAGCAAGTTATTTATTTTCCAGCAGAAGAAACGCTGAGTGCACAGATTGCACTTTCTTCATTGGACACAATGTTAGCGCGCGTTACAGCTTTAGAAAAAATACGACATGGTAAACAGCCAATTATTGTGACAGGTTATGCAGGCTTGAATCAGGTTTTACCTAGTGTTAATCAATTTGAAAATGCGGCCATTACCATCGATTTTGAACAAATTTATCAACTAGATCAATTGCAATCTATGATTAATACCATGGGATATCGACGAGTTGACGCCGTTAATTCTCCTGGTGAGTATTCATTGAGAGGATCGATCATTGATATTTACCCATTAAATTACGAAAACCCAATTCGGATGGATTTTTTTGATACCGATCTAGATTCTTTACGTACTTTTGATGTAGAGACGCAAAAAAGTTTGGAACAATTAACGACGGTGCAATTATTGCCAGTGACGGATTTAATCGCTGACGAACATGATTTGAAACAGGCGCAAACTAAATTGAATTTAGCCTTGACCACTGCCAGAGATAAATTAGATGGCGCAGCTAAACGACATCTAACAGAGTCCATGCAGCCATTGTTAACAGCCTTAGAACAAGGAACAATTGTACCTGAAATGCGACAATATTTGGCTTACCTGTATCCAGATCAAACGACTTTACTGGATTATTTACCAAAACAAGGGATTGTTATCTATGATGATTATCCTCGAATGATGGAAAATTCTAGGCAAGCACAAATTGATGCAATGGATTGGTGGACAGATCGGCTTGAACAAAATAAAGTTCTACCTAATTTTGAGCAAGGACCTGATCTGGAAAAACTAGTGCAAAAAGATCAACATGCTAATTTGATATTATCCCCTATGGGACGTGGCGTGGGCAGTATTAAACAAGATTCATTAACAAATATGGTGATTCGTCCTACCCAGCAATTTTATAATCAAATGCCAATGGTGCAAGCTGAAGTTAGTCGATGGCAGAAACAAAATTATACGATAATATTTTTAACAAACACCTTAGAGCGACAAGATAAATTAGAACAAACTTTAAATGATTTTAAGGTACCAGTTAATACTGTTGATATTGATAAACTGATCCCTAATCGCACACAATTAACGACTTTACCCTTACACGAAGGGTTTGAAATACCGTTATTAAAGTTAGTTGTCTTAACGGAAAAAGAGTTATTTAAAACTATTACTAGAAAAGCTCCACGTCGACAAACTTTAAGTAATGCTGAACGCATCAAAAGTTACAATGAATTAAAAGTGGGCGATTATGTTGTTCATGTGAACCATGGAATTGGAATTTATGAAGGAATTACCACCTTAGAAACTAAAGGTATTAAACAAGATTACATTACAATTCAATATCGTGGATCAGGTAAAGTGTTTATTCCGGTTTCGCAACTAGATTTAGTGCAAAAATATGTTAGTGCTGGTGAAAAAGCGCCGAAACTAAATAAATTGGGTGGGACTGAATGGGTTAAAGCTAAACGTAAGGTTGCTGCACGTGTTGAAGATATGGCTGATGAACTCTTGCAACTATATGCTGAACGTGAGGCGAAACGTGGCTTTGCTTTTTCCAAAGATGATTCTGAAGTGGAACGGTTTGAAGCTGCTTTTCCGTATCCTGAAACGAATGATCAATTACAAGCAACCAACGAAATTAAAAAAGATATGGAAAAGATTCAACCCATGGATCGCTTATTAGTTGGAGATGTTGGTTTTGGAAAAACTGAGGTAGCTTTTCGAGCTGCCTTTAAGGCGATTCATGATCATAAGCAAGTTGCGATGTTAGTACCAACAACGATTTTAGCGGAACAACATTTTGAATCAATGCAAATTCGTTTTGATGATTTTGACGTTAAAATGGCGATCTTGTCACGTTTTCAGTCGGCTAAAGAAGTGAAAGATATTATTCAAAAACTTAAAAATCATGAAATCGATATGGTCGTTGGAACACATAAATTATTAGGTAAGAATGTTGAATTTGCGGATCTTGGATTATTGATTATTGATGAAGAACAACGTTTTGGTGTGAAGCATAAAGAGCGATTAAAACAACTTAAAACAGATGTGGATGTGTTGACTTTAACTGCAACCCCAATCCCTAGAACTTTGAATATGGCTATGGTGGGAGCTAGGGATTTATCAGTTCTAGAAACGCCTCCAGCAAATCGTTTTCCAATTCAAACATATGTTATGGAGCAAAATGGTCGCGAAATTGCTATGGCAATTGAGCGAGAAATGGCCCGTGGTGGACAAACCTTTTATCTACATAATCGTGTTGATGACATTGAAAAGACTCGATTATATATTGAAAGTTTAGTACCAGATGCTAGGGTAGCAATTATTCATGGACGTCTGACTGAGGTTCAACTGGAAGGGATTTTGTTTGATTTTATTCATGGTGATTATGATGTGCTAGTTACAACGACCATTATTGAAACTGGAGTTGATATTCCTAATGCTAATACTTTAGTGGTTGAATCAGCTGATCGAATGGGCTTGGCCCAACTCTATCAAATTCGTGGAAGAGTTGGTCGCTCAAATAATTTAGCTTATGCATATTTTATGTATCCAGCTAATCGAACGTTAACGGAAGTCAGTGAACATCGATTAGAAGCGATTCGTGATTTTACTGAACTAGGATCAGGCTTTAAAATCGCAATGCGAGACCTTTCAATTCGTGGAGCTGGTGATCTATTGGGGTCACAACAGCATGGATTTATTAATACGGTCGGTTATGATCTATATACGCAAATGCTTCAAGAAGCGGTTGCCGTTAAGCAAGGTAAACCCAAAGTTGAAGTGAAAGCTGATGCAGAAATTGATCTTGGAATTGAAGCTTTCTTACCTGAAAGTTATGTTCCAGGTGGAGCACCTAAGATCGAACTTTATCAAAGAATTAGTCGGGCACAGTTAGCTAATGATTTGACTGAAATTGAGGAAGACTTATTAGATCGGTATGGAGAATTACCTTTAGCAGCACAACGTTTGCTAACAATCGCTGAATTAAAACGTTTGGCTGATCAAGTTGGTATAACTAAAATTTCTCGCGATAAAATACGTTCAGAAATTATCAATGTGATTTTCAATCCGAAAACTAATTGGAATCAAGTTGATTGGTTAGTAGCTTTGAAACAAGGACATTTAAGAGGACAAGCTATATCAATTCAACCGGCACAAATTGATATTATTATTCAACCGAATATGACGGTGGATGATTGGTTAAGTGGATTGAAAATCTTTTTGGAGGCCTTTAATGCAACCTACGAAAAAGAAGGATCAAAATAA
- a CDS encoding putative polysaccharide biosynthesis protein, protein MQPTKKKDQNNNLLAGAGLLTLTGLIAKILSALYRIPLQNLVGNRGFYVYQQVYPIYGIGVVLALSGWPLVISKLVSEQPDEAHARFMAQRLHHLLTLISLIIFGGLIFGAPLIAKAMGGDVGLTPVIRAVAWMFLLMPLLATTRGYSQGQFDMVPTAISQIVEQIVRVSVIVFVAIWANQQQWSVYKMGTWAMAGAPIATIFAALFMFKKYREIYIINQVDQANFMQVSQFKWRILARRMWQEGGLLVLVAALLVLFQLVDAFTVKSNLVLGGMHEAQAENLKGVYDRGQPLVQLGMVLATSIGTTLVPNLRHYFVTAQTEKFEKDFASSMRLSILLIIATTGGMLAVLPQLNQSLFGSREGTLALGIYLLSMLPATLLLVLVTILQSMNRTRNLMTSILIGIFIKWFMNDLLMYYMGLNGASWATFIGLLTILGYTIWCVPKNLWASLNLRKLLFKSLGLSGIMMFVVCLTENMLEAWLGNQRMTVILILMLGVLFGIIVFVGGVLKWKILKIDEINLLPKGAKIIKKIYRK, encoded by the coding sequence ATGCAACCTACGAAAAAGAAGGATCAAAATAATAATTTACTGGCAGGAGCAGGCCTCTTGACGTTGACTGGGTTGATTGCAAAAATTTTAAGTGCTCTATATCGAATTCCATTACAAAATTTAGTTGGTAACAGAGGCTTTTATGTTTATCAGCAAGTTTATCCGATTTATGGAATCGGTGTGGTTTTGGCCTTGAGCGGATGGCCCTTGGTGATTTCTAAACTAGTCAGTGAGCAACCTGACGAAGCCCATGCTCGTTTTATGGCCCAGCGGTTGCACCATTTATTAACATTAATCAGTTTAATTATTTTTGGTGGTTTAATTTTTGGTGCGCCTTTGATTGCCAAAGCAATGGGAGGGGATGTTGGTTTGACCCCGGTCATCAGGGCGGTCGCTTGGATGTTTTTATTAATGCCTTTGTTAGCGACGACACGGGGATATTCCCAGGGACAATTTGATATGGTCCCTACAGCTATTTCGCAAATTGTTGAACAAATTGTTCGAGTGAGCGTAATTGTATTCGTTGCTATTTGGGCTAACCAGCAGCAATGGTCGGTTTATAAAATGGGAACTTGGGCCATGGCTGGTGCACCAATCGCAACGATTTTTGCGGCTCTATTTATGTTTAAAAAATATCGAGAAATTTATATAATCAATCAAGTAGATCAAGCAAATTTTATGCAGGTTTCTCAATTTAAGTGGCGTATTTTAGCTCGTAGAATGTGGCAAGAAGGAGGCTTGTTAGTCTTAGTAGCTGCACTATTAGTTTTATTTCAATTAGTAGATGCCTTTACGGTTAAATCAAATTTAGTCCTTGGTGGAATGCATGAAGCTCAAGCGGAGAATTTAAAAGGTGTCTACGATCGAGGTCAACCATTAGTTCAATTGGGAATGGTCTTAGCCACAAGTATTGGTACCACATTGGTTCCAAATTTACGGCATTATTTTGTCACAGCTCAGACTGAAAAATTTGAAAAAGATTTTGCTAGTTCAATGAGACTTTCTATTCTTTTAATCATTGCAACGACGGGTGGAATGTTGGCGGTGTTGCCTCAATTAAATCAAAGCTTATTTGGTAGTCGAGAAGGTACGCTAGCACTAGGAATCTATCTATTGTCTATGTTACCTGCTACATTGCTTTTAGTCTTGGTTACAATTTTACAAAGTATGAATCGGACTCGGAATTTAATGACCTCTATTCTTATTGGAATCTTCATTAAATGGTTTATGAATGATCTGCTAATGTATTATATGGGATTAAATGGAGCAAGTTGGGCCACATTCATAGGTTTGCTAACGATTTTAGGCTATACAATTTGGTGTGTTCCAAAGAATTTATGGGCTAGTTTAAACTTGCGAAAACTCTTATTTAAAAGTTTAGGATTAAGTGGGATTATGATGTTTGTAGTTTGCTTGACTGAAAATATGTTAGAAGCATGGTTAGGTAATCAAAGAATGACAGTTATTTTGATTTTAATGCTGGGTGTACTATTTGGTATAATAGTATTTGTCGGTGGAGTTTTGAAATGGAAAATTTTAAAAATCGATGAAATAAATTTATTGCCCAAAGGTGCAAAAATTATTAAAAAAATTTATAGAAAATAA
- a CDS encoding RNA-binding S4 domain-containing protein: MRLDKFLKVSRLIKRRSVAKEIADQGRITINGKVAKSSSDVKNGDELSIKFGNRLMVLEIERIIETTKKEDAEHMYKILREDALQDQGE; this comes from the coding sequence ATGCGACTTGATAAATTTTTAAAAGTTTCACGTTTGATTAAACGGCGGTCGGTGGCGAAAGAAATCGCAGATCAAGGACGAATAACGATTAATGGTAAGGTAGCGAAATCTTCATCTGATGTTAAAAATGGTGATGAGCTGTCGATTAAATTCGGAAATCGTTTAATGGTTCTTGAAATTGAACGTATTATTGAAACGACCAAAAAAGAAGATGCTGAACATATGTATAAAATATTGCGTGAGGATGCTTTACAAGATCAAGGTGAATAG
- a CDS encoding FtsB family cell division protein translates to MTGGTRYGPTYSKKNNIQPLDPAGARFIQYNSEKQRIHTRQVHRRRAKLIYGVAGIFCSVIMVTGVGNYLQLRTAEARSLKVEQQVEKAKSENKRLVKLKNNLQNEDYVEQYVRQHYMYTKKGEVIFNLPDK, encoded by the coding sequence TTGACCGGAGGAACTCGATATGGTCCAACGTATTCAAAAAAAAATAACATTCAACCATTGGATCCGGCTGGAGCACGTTTTATTCAATATAATTCGGAGAAACAACGGATTCATACGCGACAAGTACATCGGCGACGCGCTAAATTGATTTACGGAGTTGCAGGTATTTTTTGTAGTGTGATTATGGTAACTGGGGTTGGGAATTACTTACAATTAAGGACAGCTGAAGCACGCAGTTTAAAAGTAGAACAACAAGTTGAAAAAGCTAAAAGTGAAAATAAACGTCTAGTTAAATTAAAAAACAATTTACAGAATGAAGATTATGTTGAACAATATGTGCGTCAACATTATATGTACACCAAAAAAGGTGAAGTTATCTTCAATTTACCGGATAAATAA